The following is a genomic window from Raphanus sativus cultivar WK10039 unplaced genomic scaffold, ASM80110v3 Scaffold3012, whole genome shotgun sequence.
CTTTGGTGACGGATCCAAAGAACTGTCTGAAAAACACACAGTCCATAGCGTTACACTCGTCTTGCTCCAGAAATTGAGATGTCTTCTCCCGAAAGATGTGTCTCTGGCAAACCTAAACCTCTCAGGATCTACAATAACAAGAATGCATTCCACCGTCAAATTTCCTGTTTAGGTTTTAagtaataatatacatatataccgTTGGAATAGTGATATTCTATTGTCTTGGTCTCATTTTCCCAGTGCTTCCACCTCCTCGTCTACAATACTcaagaaaaccaaaatcaaatcttGTTGCAAACAAGTCTTTCTTGACTCTCAAGCCACTTTAGAGTTCACAAGAAAAAAAGGTTACCTTGGTCTTTCCGAGAGCATAAGTAACAATGCAGTAGATAACATGAACCACGGCGAGGATGAAGATGAATATATGAAGCTGGTGGATACCATAAGCAGATACAAAAGCCACTTTCCCCTGAGATAATCCGTCAATCACAAATCATACTTTAGAGGAGTAGAGAGtggtttttatataaatagatatactGGGAGATTCATAGTTACCTTCTCAGCGCATTTGTCATAACCTTTGGTGGCTAAACTTCGTCTATGAATGTAAGACTCGGCTAACTCAAGGAGAAGTCTTCTATGACCGGatttgtcttcatcatcgtcttTTGGTTTAGCGGTATCTTTGTTGCCGTATTTCTAGCTTCATCAGCGGCGCTGCAAGGGTGCATTGATGATGCGAGGCTTTGGGAGACGCAGATATTTGAGATTGGTGTTTGTCCGATTGTTAGGAGTAGTGATATGAATCCCATAAGCATAAGCTCTGAATTGACCAAAGAGGCAAGTAAGAAGCTTGTTAATGGGTGAAGTTAGGTAGCAaaagatgtttttttctttctttgctaTTAATTTTACCTGCTTTGATCTTTTCAAGAGCTTCATAAAGAGCCTTCTTGTGCTTCTTTTTGAACCACTACcatttaaaaacaaacaaagaacaTATTTAGTCATAAGAGAAGAAGAATTAAGCAGAGCAGGAACAGAGTGACAACGCAGAAACAGAGTAGGAAGCagaattaagaaagaaaaaaaacagggTACAAAGAGATAAGAAAAGCATAAATGAGCAAGAAAAACGATctcaacaacaaaaataaaaaaaaaaaaaaaaataatgtcgaaaaaacaaagaaaaagaaagctaaacaaaagaagaaacagagcaagAGCGCTAAACAGGGGAATCTTGACATATAATGGAATCATGAAAGACGATTAGGAAGAATCAAAGGGACTTACGGTTCCAATTTTGTGAATGGAATGTTCAAGGACAATTGAAATGAGTAGTAAAACGAAGCAAACCACAGCGACTGCCCACGTAGAGGTCTGCTCTAAATTCCTCTCTTTTACCTGATTCGTCATTAGAGCTTGATTGTAAAAAAAcacagtgagagagagagtgaagacACGGAGAGTTTCGTGTTCTTCTTTATGTTTAGctaacagttttttttcttaattagtaGGCTAAGCAAGTTTACAAAACCAAAGTTATGTCATGATCATATAAGGAAGGAGGACGTAGATGAAGATAATAAGACCCGCGATGAGTGACTATAAATTAAAGGTTTATTTGGCTGTCTTTTTCTGAATGGTGCTTTCAACATTCTACTGTTGTTCTGCATTTGCAGACAGACTTCTCAATAATTCACCGTGTTGTTTTGTGCTTTTTGGACtgcatttttcttaaatttatcaTGTTTCATATGGCCTTCTTTGTCAAATCATGTTATCTTTTCATTTCACTTCACTTTTCAAGTTTTTGTTGGCAAATAGACGACTAGAACAAATTCAAGAACCAGTTTGGTAAAATTATTCGTTGGGTTGTTATACGTTTAACTATAAAATGAGGAAAATAAAATTACGTGAGGCAAGAttacttaaaatttattttgatttgtcaGTCATTTAGTTTTGctctattttttatatgtttggtTGTGTTATTAATTTTCTTCTATTTTGGTTGTGTATATGATAATGGAACTCTACTAAAGCTATATATCAAATGGCCACTTGAGATTTATATAAGTTATGATACTATTTACTATAACGTGAGCACGCTGGAAAGCTCGCACACTTTTacttttgtctttctttttattctacCTATTCTCAAAAAGACAAGTTAAAGTTGGTGTTCATCAGATCTGCAGTGAGTTCCAGTTCCCTTTTCTGAGATCTAAGCTTCTGTTAAGACGAGTTTGTGTTGATTGTTGCTCAACGGTGGTGCTACGATGTCGGTGGCTATGGATCGAGCCTTAATGGCTCTGTCTTTGGACGAGGATGACAAACCTTTCGAGATGCCGGACCAACCGGGTTTCTGTTCGAATGAAAAGAATCTTCTAAGCATTGTGGGTAGAGTTCTGAACCCAGAATGTCAGAGAATGTCTTCCTTAATCTGGAGGATGCCTAGGAAGTGGCAAAAGGAAGGCAGGTGTAGGGGAGTTGCTCTCTCGGAGGAACGTTTTCAGTTCTTCTTTGACTCGGAGCATGACTTGGTGGATGTGCTGGAGAAAGGCGTTCATACTTTTAATGAGTGGGTCATTGTGATTGCGCGTTGGGTTGAAGAACCGCCTGATGACTATCTTCAGTTTATTCCTCTCTGGGTACAAATCAGCCAAATCCCCATAAACTACTATACGGAGGAGGCGCTAATGGCGTTGGCTGATATGATTGGTGAAGTTAAGGTGTTGGTTTTTGACCCCTCGAAACCACAGTCTCAACCTTTTATTCGTGCTCAGGTAAGGTTTAATGTGGCGAATCCCCTCAGACCGGCGAAGGTGGTGGACAGCTAAAGGAGGTAAATCGTGGACCATCAAGTTCGACTATGAAAGAATCCAGAAGCGTTGCTTTACCTGTCAAAGATTGAATCATGAGCAGAGGATCTGTCCTCTCGAAGTGAAGAAGCGTAAAGAGGTGGCTTTGGCGCGGCGTCAAGCAATAGAG
Proteins encoded in this region:
- the LOC130506226 gene encoding uncharacterized protein LOC130506226, producing MSVAMDRALMALSLDEDDKPFEMPDQPGFCSNEKNLLSIVGRVLNPECQRMSSLIWRMPRKWQKEGRCRGVALSEERFQFFFDSEHDLVDVLEKGVHTFNEWVIVIARWVEEPPDDYLQFIPLWVQISQIPINYYTEEALMALADMIGEVKVLVFDPSKPQSQPFIRAQRICPLEVKKRKEVALARRQAIEKELEHRSVVLSEGDPLLEFLEKKPSGD